A single region of the Helicobacter sp. 11S03491-1 genome encodes:
- the trpS gene encoding tryptophan--tRNA ligase, whose protein sequence is MEKKRVFSGIQPTGQIHLGNYLGAVKNWVDSQDEYENIFCVVNSHAITTTQNPKELREKTYELAGMLLACGIDMKKSNLFIQSEIDEHPALAWVFDCNISMGEMSRMTQFKDKSLKNPKNVNVGLFNYPVLMAADILLYQADGVPVGEDQKQHLELARNIAQRFNRDFGECFKIPEPMIPKIGARVMGLDEPANKMSKSFNGANHAIFLLDTPDEIMRKFKKATTDSQNSIVFDQKRAGLYNLLNIYEIFTHKDRRKIEDEFEGKGYGVFKTMVAEVVIEALRPIREKYEKLRSQKGYIEEVLNEGANKVRPIAKATYKKAKEFVGLV, encoded by the coding sequence ATGGAGAAAAAAAGAGTATTTTCGGGTATCCAACCTACAGGACAAATTCATTTGGGGAACTATTTGGGTGCAGTCAAAAATTGGGTAGATTCTCAAGATGAGTATGAAAATATATTTTGTGTTGTGAATTCTCATGCTATTACCACTACACAAAACCCCAAAGAACTTAGAGAAAAAACTTATGAACTTGCAGGCATGCTTCTGGCTTGCGGGATAGATATGAAAAAATCCAATCTTTTTATACAAAGTGAAATTGATGAGCATCCGGCGCTTGCTTGGGTATTTGATTGTAATATTTCAATGGGCGAAATGAGTCGCATGACACAGTTTAAAGACAAATCTCTTAAAAATCCTAAAAATGTAAATGTGGGACTTTTTAATTATCCTGTTTTGATGGCAGCTGATATTTTGCTTTATCAAGCAGATGGTGTGCCTGTAGGCGAGGATCAAAAACAACATTTAGAGCTTGCCAGAAATATTGCACAAAGATTTAATCGTGATTTTGGAGAATGTTTTAAAATTCCTGAGCCTATGATTCCAAAAATAGGCGCAAGAGTAATGGGATTGGATGAACCTGCGAATAAAATGAGCAAATCTTTTAATGGAGCTAATCACGCGATATTTTTGTTGGATACTCCGGATGAAATTATGAGAAAATTTAAAAAAGCCACTACAGATTCTCAAAATTCTATTGTGTTTGATCAAAAGCGTGCAGGTTTATATAATTTGCTTAATATTTATGAAATTTTTACACACAAAGATAGAAGAAAAATTGAAGATGAGTTTGAAGGCAAGGGCTATGGTGTATTTAAGACTATGGTAGCAGAAGTTGTTATTGAAGCATTAAGACCTATTAGAGAAAAATATGAAAAATTAAGATCTCAAAAGGGATATATTGAAGAAGTATTAAATGAAGGAGCAAATAAAGTTCGCCCTATAGCAAAGGCTACTTATAAAAAAGCCAAAGAATTTGTTGGCTTAGTGTGA
- a CDS encoding LPP20 family lipoprotein produces the protein MKRSYLIGALIAVGILAGCSSKARLGNVDAYGLKNAPQWVLGGDKNLLSATGSAKIKNNNIGFATTQATNTARAEIASQIATKIESKYKELSSSTEDDVSTEAVQAIRNSVDTTLAGSKRVQTWISDDGTLWVLVKVDHLDTKLLQENLAKNKALDKAAAKALSQAVDDIIDGEKSTH, from the coding sequence ATGAAAAGAAGTTATCTAATTGGCGCGTTAATTGCTGTTGGTATTTTGGCAGGTTGCAGTTCAAAAGCCCGGCTTGGAAATGTGGATGCTTACGGATTGAAAAATGCTCCGCAATGGGTCCTTGGTGGGGATAAAAACCTCTTAAGTGCTACAGGAAGTGCAAAGATTAAAAACAATAACATTGGCTTTGCAACCACACAAGCGACTAATACCGCACGAGCAGAGATCGCAAGTCAAATTGCTACAAAAATAGAAAGCAAATACAAAGAACTCTCCAGCAGCACAGAAGATGATGTCTCTACTGAAGCTGTGCAAGCTATCAGAAATAGTGTTGATACAACTCTTGCAGGTTCTAAACGAGTTCAAACTTGGATTAGTGATGATGGCACATTGTGGGTACTTGTAAAAGTGGATCATCTTGATACAAAATTATTACAAGAAAATCTTGCCAAAAACAAAGCCCTTGATAAAGCTGCAGCAAAAGCATTGTCTCAAGCTGTTGATGATATTATCGATGGGGAAAAATCTACCCACTAA
- the recA gene encoding recombinase RecA, protein MAIDEKKQKAIDLALKQIDKAFGKGALVRLGDKQIEKIDSISTGSLGLDMALGIGGIPKGRIVEIYGPESSGKTTLSLQIIAECQKNGGICAFIDAEHALDVYYAKKLGVDTENLLVSQPDNGEQALEILETLTRSGAIDLVVIDSVAALTPKAEIEGDMGDPHVGLQARLMSQALRKITAILHKMNTTLIFINQIRMKIGQMGYGSPETTTGGNALKFYASVRIDIRRIATLKQNEQQIGNRAKAKVVKNKVAPPFREAEFDIMFGEGISREGEIIDYGIKLDIIDKSGAWLSYGDKKLGQGRENAKILLKEDKTLAQELSNKIKEQIGATEEIMPLPDEPLDEMTEVK, encoded by the coding sequence ATGGCAATAGATGAAAAAAAGCAAAAAGCAATTGATTTGGCACTCAAGCAGATTGACAAAGCATTTGGTAAAGGAGCGCTTGTCCGATTGGGAGACAAACAAATAGAAAAGATAGATTCTATCTCTACGGGTTCTCTAGGTCTAGATATGGCGCTAGGAATTGGAGGTATTCCTAAAGGCAGGATTGTGGAAATCTATGGTCCTGAATCTAGCGGTAAAACAACCTTGAGCTTGCAAATTATTGCAGAATGCCAAAAAAATGGAGGAATTTGCGCTTTTATTGATGCAGAACATGCCCTTGATGTCTATTATGCTAAAAAATTAGGCGTCGATACTGAAAACCTCCTTGTTTCCCAACCGGATAATGGAGAGCAGGCTTTGGAGATTTTAGAGACACTCACGCGAAGTGGCGCGATTGATCTTGTTGTTATTGATTCAGTCGCCGCCCTCACACCAAAAGCAGAAATAGAAGGAGATATGGGCGATCCCCATGTAGGACTTCAAGCAAGACTTATGAGTCAAGCTTTGCGAAAAATTACAGCTATCTTACATAAAATGAATACAACATTAATTTTCATTAATCAAATCCGCATGAAAATAGGACAAATGGGTTATGGTAGTCCGGAAACCACTACAGGAGGCAATGCTTTAAAATTCTATGCAAGTGTGCGGATTGATATTAGACGTATTGCAACTCTCAAACAAAACGAACAACAAATTGGTAATCGCGCCAAAGCAAAAGTTGTTAAAAACAAAGTTGCCCCACCTTTCAGAGAGGCTGAATTTGATATTATGTTTGGAGAGGGCATTAGTCGTGAAGGCGAAATCATTGATTATGGAATCAAACTTGATATTATTGACAAAAGTGGCGCATGGTTAAGTTATGGGGATAAAAAACTTGGTCAGGGACGAGAAAATGCAAAAATCCTTCTCAAAGAAGACAAAACTCTAGCGCAAGAACTTTCAAACAAAATCAAAGAACAAATCGGTGCAACAGAAGAAATTATGCCCCTACCTGATGAACCTCTTGATGAAATGACTGAAGTCAAATAG
- the eno gene encoding phosphopyruvate hydratase — protein sequence MIYIENIYAQEVLDSRGNPTIKATVILSDGTIESAIVPSGASTGKREALELRDGDKSRYLGKGVLKACENIDTTISQALIGATPFDQNHIDSLLKSLDGTDNYSNLGANAVLGVSMAIARSGASSLNIPLYRYIGGANALTIPVPMLNIINGGSHADNTVDFQEYMIMPLGFDTFKDALRASAEVYQHLKKILNESSHITSIGDEGGFAPNLKNNVEPIELILKAIQKAGYKPGTDISLALDVASSEFSEENGIYHLKGENRKLTSHELVSYYEDMVRQYPIVSIEDGLSEDDWEGWKYLTEKLGNKIQLVGDDLFVTNKTILKHGIEQNIANAVLIKPNQIGTVSESMQTVSLAQRNNYKCVMSHRSGESEDSFIADFAVALNTGEIKTGSTARSERIAKYNRLLQIESEIAHTQYLGRELFKNNS from the coding sequence ATGATTTACATAGAAAATATTTATGCTCAAGAAGTCCTTGACAGCAGGGGAAATCCAACGATAAAAGCAACAGTGATTTTAAGTGATGGCACGATAGAATCTGCAATTGTTCCTAGTGGTGCAAGCACGGGCAAAAGAGAGGCGCTTGAACTTAGGGATGGGGATAAATCACGCTATTTGGGAAAGGGAGTTTTGAAGGCATGCGAAAATATTGATACAACAATCTCTCAAGCCCTCATTGGCGCAACACCATTTGATCAAAATCACATTGACTCACTACTCAAAAGCCTTGATGGCACAGATAATTATTCAAATCTTGGGGCAAACGCTGTATTGGGCGTCTCAATGGCAATAGCTCGTAGCGGGGCAAGCTCCTTGAATATCCCTCTTTATCGTTATATAGGTGGTGCAAATGCCCTCACTATCCCTGTTCCGATGCTCAATATCATCAATGGTGGATCTCATGCTGATAATACTGTTGATTTCCAAGAATATATGATTATGCCCTTAGGATTTGATACCTTCAAAGATGCCCTGCGAGCTAGCGCAGAAGTCTATCAACATCTCAAAAAAATTCTAAATGAATCCTCACACATCACCAGTATCGGAGATGAAGGAGGGTTCGCCCCTAATCTCAAAAATAATGTCGAACCCATTGAGCTTATTCTCAAAGCTATCCAAAAAGCCGGATATAAACCCGGCACTGATATTTCTTTGGCTTTAGATGTAGCTAGTAGTGAGTTTTCGGAAGAAAATGGTATATATCATCTTAAGGGAGAAAATAGAAAGCTTACATCTCATGAACTTGTATCCTATTATGAAGATATGGTGAGACAATATCCAATCGTCTCTATTGAAGATGGACTAAGTGAAGATGATTGGGAAGGCTGGAAATACCTCACAGAGAAATTAGGAAACAAAATCCAACTTGTAGGAGATGATTTGTTTGTAACCAATAAAACTATCCTTAAACATGGCATTGAACAAAATATCGCCAACGCAGTGCTTATCAAACCTAATCAAATTGGAACAGTAAGTGAAAGTATGCAAACTGTAAGCTTGGCTCAAAGAAATAATTATAAATGTGTGATGAGTCATCGAAGCGGTGAGAGCGAAGATTCTTTTATTGCTGATTTTGCTGTTGCCCTCAATACAGGGGAGATCAAAACCGGATCAACAGCCAGAAGCGAGAGAATTGCCAAATATAACCGATTACTTCAAATTGAAAGCGAAATAGCCCATACACAATATTTAGGTAGAGAGCTTTTTAAGAACAACTCATGA
- a CDS encoding AMIN domain-containing protein — translation MKKIFIFLCLFLYISVGRENPFEPLLTPKESSHDSSKNSKNYFENFDFKLPTTARILKSITVTYENIDGSINQKTLDIDESIDWHYPLRLSQKSAIVSETTSYYTISPFEFFIKGNKLYIHTAAKIQRNFLLPNPYRIVIDVDRKDPSINKNIEINKKYFTKISIGTHNAFYRIVITLDGQYRYEVNRENQYYVLSVQ, via the coding sequence ATGAAAAAAATTTTTATTTTCCTATGCTTGTTTCTGTATATATCAGTGGGTAGAGAAAATCCATTTGAACCCTTACTGACTCCAAAAGAAAGTTCTCATGACTCCTCTAAAAATAGTAAAAATTATTTTGAAAATTTTGACTTCAAACTCCCTACTACAGCTAGAATTTTAAAAAGTATCACCGTTACTTATGAAAATATTGATGGATCAATCAATCAAAAAACTTTAGACATTGATGAAAGCATTGATTGGCATTATCCTTTGAGATTGAGTCAAAAAAGTGCTATCGTTTCTGAAACAACCAGTTATTACACTATCTCACCTTTTGAATTTTTTATCAAAGGAAATAAACTTTATATCCATACTGCTGCCAAAATTCAAAGAAATTTTCTTCTTCCAAATCCTTATCGCATTGTTATTGATGTAGACAGAAAAGATCCTAGCATTAATAAGAATATTGAAATAAACAAAAAATATTTTACAAAAATATCTATAGGCACACACAATGCTTTTTATCGTATTGTTATCACACTTGATGGGCAATACCGGTATGAAGTAAATCGCGAAAATCAATATTATGTCCTAAGCGTGCAATAA
- the dsrO gene encoding sulfate reduction electron transfer complex DsrMKJOP subunit DsrO: MDSNNSRRSFLTTMSLGLVATGIGAGNAQAFTLKNPGRDKQDPRYIGQKGKRFGMVIDLRKCVGCQACTASCKCENNVPTGQYRTYVSEYEIGVFPNVRKAFLPQLCNHCENPSCVSVCPTGATFKREDGIVVVDDTVCWGCGYCINACPYDKRFFNKLTKVADKCTFCAHRVDKGLLPACVETCVGGARVFGDLNNPNSEISKLLNMFPTNVMKKDQGTNPRVFYIGLNDEISDIPVSEAILDDLAKKIDKTPLAQWSVAYEGGK, from the coding sequence ATGGATTCAAACAACAGCAGACGAAGTTTCCTGACAACCATGTCTTTGGGACTTGTTGCTACAGGGATTGGGGCTGGTAATGCCCAAGCATTTACCCTTAAAAATCCCGGCAGAGATAAGCAAGATCCCAGATACATAGGGCAGAAGGGAAAACGTTTTGGAATGGTCATCGACTTACGTAAGTGTGTAGGATGTCAGGCATGCACAGCCTCATGCAAATGCGAAAACAATGTCCCTACAGGGCAATACCGCACTTATGTTTCTGAATATGAAATAGGCGTATTTCCAAATGTAAGAAAGGCTTTTTTACCCCAACTGTGCAATCATTGCGAAAATCCATCTTGCGTGAGCGTATGCCCAACAGGAGCAACCTTTAAGCGTGAGGATGGGATTGTAGTGGTTGATGATACAGTATGTTGGGGTTGTGGTTATTGCATCAATGCTTGCCCTTATGATAAAAGATTTTTCAATAAACTCACCAAAGTAGCCGATAAATGCACATTTTGTGCCCATCGAGTGGATAAGGGATTGCTACCTGCATGTGTGGAAACTTGTGTAGGGGGTGCAAGAGTATTTGGAGATCTCAATAATCCAAACTCTGAAATTTCAAAGCTTTTAAATATGTTCCCAACCAATGTAATGAAAAAAGACCAAGGTACAAATCCTAGAGTTTTTTATATAGGATTGAATGATGAAATTTCAGATATTCCTGTGAGTGAAGCAATCTTAGATGATTTGGCTAAAAAAATAGACAAAACTCCTTTAGCACAATGGAGTGTCGCTTATGAAGGAGGAAAATAA
- the nrfD gene encoding NrfD/PsrC family molybdoenzyme membrane anchor subunit: MYDLVLNTIDTITPARPWGIDIPNYFWFTGVSVAAFIISSFGNVFGMKSYKPIAGFSLLVAFVLLVAAPLNLIDDLKQPGRISNFFTHGWENFPTSPMKWGVLILVSYFFLLLFNVLIFYREYFVHAYHCTNNKFLKTIFKIASLWRIKLGEAQEQKNHKIGLILSVIGIFFALSVEGYTGYILGATHGVALWHTPLMPILFLASAMVGGTGLLVVILCIFQRFFADFKKIDYDMVDRLMKLLAWFIVIDLTIRFFWLTFAIPFNGEEKYALMRFFKANLTETILIEYILCLLIPMVIGFVSKLRKNLFISLFGAAICSIGVWDFRWNIVIGGQSIGRTTPGLLNYIPDFWGQDSIISALSNWGIFIALLCLVMAIFPWDKEMSKYYKQ, from the coding sequence ATGTATGATTTAGTTTTAAATACAATTGATACTATCACCCCTGCAAGACCTTGGGGGATTGATATACCTAATTATTTTTGGTTTACCGGGGTATCTGTGGCAGCTTTTATCATTTCAAGTTTTGGGAATGTTTTTGGCATGAAGTCATATAAACCTATTGCGGGATTTTCTTTATTAGTAGCTTTTGTACTTTTAGTAGCAGCGCCCTTAAATCTCATTGATGACCTCAAACAACCCGGAAGAATTTCGAATTTCTTTACCCATGGATGGGAAAATTTCCCTACATCGCCAATGAAATGGGGCGTATTGATATTGGTATCTTACTTTTTTTTATTACTTTTTAATGTTTTGATATTTTATCGAGAATATTTTGTTCATGCCTATCATTGCACAAATAACAAGTTTTTAAAGACAATTTTTAAAATTGCAAGTTTATGGAGAATAAAATTAGGAGAAGCACAAGAACAAAAAAATCATAAAATAGGCTTAATTTTAAGTGTGATAGGAATCTTTTTTGCATTAAGCGTAGAAGGATACACAGGCTATATTTTAGGTGCTACACATGGAGTGGCACTTTGGCATACCCCTTTGATGCCTATATTATTTTTGGCTTCAGCAATGGTGGGAGGAACGGGGCTTTTAGTTGTGATTTTATGTATTTTTCAAAGGTTTTTTGCCGATTTCAAAAAAATTGATTATGATATGGTTGATAGATTGATGAAACTTTTGGCATGGTTTATTGTGATTGATTTGACGATTCGATTTTTTTGGCTTACTTTTGCTATCCCCTTTAATGGCGAGGAAAAATATGCCTTAATGAGATTTTTTAAGGCTAATTTAACTGAGACTATCTTGATTGAATATATTTTGTGTTTGTTGATACCTATGGTGATTGGATTTGTTTCTAAACTTCGCAAGAATTTATTTATATCATTGTTTGGAGCAGCGATTTGTTCGATTGGAGTTTGGGATTTTCGTTGGAATATTGTTATTGGCGGACAGAGTATCGGCAGAACAACCCCGGGTCTCCTAAACTATATACCTGATTTTTGGGGACAAGATAGCATTATTTCAGCGCTTTCTAATTGGGGAATATTTATTGCGCTTTTGTGTTTAGTGATGGCAATATTCCCATGGGATAAAGAAATGAGTAAATATTATAAACAATGA
- a CDS encoding molybdopterin-dependent oxidoreductase → MEKNRRKFLIGTGIVTGVAGLGGYHEMLGSAVLLKDNGERAKDPIYGSPGGVEAKVDDFGKITFNKNYKISPSVCNGCVTFCGIRVKINKTTNKVERVFGNPYSLLSSDPWLDYHTPIQESILLTSGFKDQGMQNRSTVCARGNIVFDKIDSEFRITKPLKRVGKRGENKWIEISPQDLIREITEGGNLFGEGEIKGLRAVRDLQTPIDPNNPEYGTMVNKLCVLGTTDEGRQKAMIQRFTKSFGTINFMGHTATCGLSMRSGEAAYLGDFKGYPHLKPDFENTKFLLNIAAAPAQAGNPFKRQAKLLVKARTKGECKYVTVTPILTNSDSIAVGDKSGWLPIKPGGDLAFVMGLLRVIIENKLYNQAYLCIPSEESRKALGDMSYTNASHLVITKGEKEGHILGNKDGFYVIDKKDGKLKNAKNVPEADIDFAGEVVFEGSKLQVKSAFNMLKESALSYSLQQYSDFSGIGVQDIEKIAKEWTSYGREVALDCHGGTMQTTGFYSAYAIMMLGAMVGNLNHKGGMSMGGGRYEDFDGVKYNLFAIKDKPKGGGVRIDRAKMRYEDTSEYKNKLKNAQNPYPAKYMWYPLTNALENEIITNSALGYPYKLDILITWACNVVYEQPGAPFIEELLKDPKKSIPLFIAIDPFINDTSKYADYIVPDSVMYETWGITSPWAGFQTKANHLRFPIIKNKNATFENGEPISMDSFIIELGKALSLPGFGKGALMGKDGNSFDLDKPSDLYLRAFENLALIDEDTPEASDADMIICGIDAFEDELKRVCGENWKKVAYVMCRGGKFASKKDSYQGEQIKRSYQKPIMVYNEQVGTSRHSITGEKLSGVPKYYPQRFNNGKELYDQEEIKVYPLLAFGYKSNVLSPLSGASAAIRDIRYSTYFDMNSKTAQAYGLKHGDKIRVSSRDGEAIGLCRVKEGIIPFGIGIEHGGGRMGEGAMSIMIGDKKIIGNPAIKTGININHLGMVDKDRGGTLGDFVIGSCARNALPVKIEKIGISEG, encoded by the coding sequence ATGGAAAAAAACAGAAGAAAATTTCTCATTGGCACTGGTATAGTTACCGGTGTAGCAGGTCTTGGCGGGTATCATGAAATGTTGGGTTCTGCAGTACTTCTAAAGGACAATGGTGAGCGAGCAAAAGATCCCATTTACGGATCTCCCGGTGGAGTAGAAGCAAAAGTTGATGATTTTGGAAAAATAACTTTTAACAAAAACTATAAAATTTCACCTTCTGTTTGCAATGGCTGTGTGACTTTTTGCGGTATTCGAGTCAAGATTAACAAAACAACCAATAAGGTTGAACGTGTGTTTGGAAATCCTTATAGCCTTTTGTCATCAGATCCATGGCTGGATTATCATACCCCTATTCAAGAGAGTATTTTATTAACCTCAGGCTTCAAAGATCAAGGTATGCAAAATCGATCCACAGTGTGCGCAAGAGGAAATATTGTATTTGACAAAATAGATAGCGAGTTTAGAATCACAAAACCCTTAAAACGAGTGGGTAAGCGAGGAGAAAACAAATGGATAGAAATTTCCCCGCAAGATTTGATTCGCGAAATTACTGAAGGCGGGAATCTTTTTGGAGAAGGTGAAATCAAGGGATTGAGAGCAGTTAGAGATTTACAAACCCCTATTGATCCAAACAACCCTGAATATGGGACAATGGTCAATAAACTTTGTGTATTAGGCACAACTGATGAGGGCAGACAAAAAGCGATGATCCAGCGATTTACCAAAAGCTTTGGCACGATCAATTTTATGGGACATACAGCCACTTGCGGATTATCAATGCGTTCAGGAGAAGCGGCTTATTTGGGAGATTTTAAGGGTTATCCTCATTTGAAACCTGATTTTGAAAATACAAAATTTTTACTCAATATTGCTGCTGCTCCTGCACAAGCAGGAAATCCTTTCAAAAGACAAGCCAAACTTTTAGTAAAAGCGCGCACAAAAGGAGAATGCAAATATGTTACGGTTACACCAATTTTAACTAATAGTGATAGCATTGCTGTAGGGGATAAATCCGGTTGGTTACCCATAAAACCCGGTGGAGATTTGGCATTTGTAATGGGTCTATTAAGGGTTATTATCGAAAACAAACTCTATAATCAAGCCTATCTCTGTATTCCAAGCGAAGAATCCAGAAAGGCTTTGGGGGATATGAGCTATACCAATGCCTCTCATTTGGTGATCACAAAAGGAGAAAAAGAAGGACACATCTTAGGCAATAAAGATGGTTTTTATGTGATTGATAAAAAAGATGGTAAACTCAAAAATGCAAAAAATGTGCCGGAAGCAGATATTGATTTTGCAGGCGAGGTTGTCTTTGAGGGATCAAAATTGCAGGTTAAGAGTGCTTTTAATATGCTAAAAGAAAGTGCTTTATCATATTCACTGCAACAATATAGCGATTTTAGCGGGATAGGAGTCCAAGATATAGAAAAAATTGCAAAAGAATGGACAAGTTATGGCAGGGAAGTAGCCCTGGATTGCCATGGGGGGACAATGCAAACTACAGGATTTTACAGCGCTTATGCGATTATGATGTTAGGAGCTATGGTAGGCAATCTCAATCACAAAGGCGGCATGAGCATGGGTGGGGGAAGATATGAGGATTTTGATGGAGTCAAATATAATCTTTTTGCCATCAAAGATAAACCCAAAGGGGGTGGTGTGCGAATTGATCGTGCAAAAATGAGATATGAAGATACAAGCGAATATAAAAACAAACTCAAAAATGCACAAAACCCCTATCCGGCAAAATATATGTGGTATCCCCTTACAAATGCTCTTGAAAATGAGATCATCACAAATAGCGCCTTAGGTTATCCTTATAAGCTTGATATACTCATTACTTGGGCATGCAATGTTGTTTATGAACAACCTGGCGCTCCTTTTATTGAAGAACTTCTAAAAGATCCAAAAAAATCCATCCCACTTTTTATAGCCATTGATCCTTTTATTAATGATACTAGCAAATATGCCGATTATATTGTGCCTGATAGCGTGATGTATGAGACTTGGGGAATCACCTCCCCATGGGCCGGTTTCCAAACCAAAGCCAATCATTTGCGTTTCCCTATTATTAAAAATAAAAATGCAACTTTTGAAAATGGAGAACCTATCTCTATGGATAGTTTCATTATTGAGCTTGGAAAGGCACTTTCTTTGCCGGGATTTGGCAAGGGAGCATTGATGGGAAAAGATGGGAATAGTTTTGATTTAGATAAACCTAGCGATTTGTATTTGCGTGCTTTTGAAAATCTCGCCTTAATTGATGAAGATACCCCTGAAGCTAGCGATGCAGATATGATAATTTGTGGTATTGATGCATTTGAAGATGAATTAAAAAGAGTGTGCGGAGAAAATTGGAAAAAAGTTGCTTATGTAATGTGTCGTGGAGGAAAATTTGCCTCAAAAAAAGATTCTTATCAAGGAGAACAGATAAAAAGATCTTATCAAAAACCTATTATGGTCTATAACGAACAAGTAGGTACTTCAAGGCATTCTATTACCGGAGAGAAGCTCAGTGGTGTCCCAAAATATTATCCACAACGTTTTAATAATGGCAAAGAACTTTATGATCAAGAAGAAATCAAAGTTTATCCACTTTTGGCTTTTGGTTATAAATCAAATGTCTTATCCCCTCTTAGTGGGGCAAGTGCAGCTATCAGAGACATTCGTTATAGCACTTATTTTGATATGAATTCCAAAACTGCTCAAGCATATGGACTTAAACACGGCGATAAAATACGTGTTAGCTCAAGAGATGGCGAGGCAATAGGGTTATGTAGAGTAAAAGAGGGTATTATTCCCTTTGGTATTGGTATTGAACATGGTGGAGGCAGGATGGGAGAAGGCGCTATGAGTATTATGATAGGAGACAAGAAGATTATAGGCAATCCTGCGATTAAAACAGGGATCAATATCAACCATCTTGGAATGGTCGATAAAGATCGGGGGGGAACATTGGGTGATTTTGTTATCGGGTCTTGTGCCAGGAATGCTTTGCCTGTAAAAATTGAAAAAATAGGTATATCTGAAGGGTAA
- a CDS encoding response regulator transcription factor: MNSKLQIFKTKTVLYAEDERGVQNNIGEILGLYFEKVLLASDGEEAIRLFDNNHTDLLMLDICMPKVDGLEVLRRIREENKKIPVIILTAHNEQEYLQRAVELNITRYLSKPFSKNSLQDALISCVDWMACMFGGLVVNIHQGLSYDVLSKALIIQGEKIYLSKKEYQLLEFFLINRSRMLEFDSIINEVWEEDVGKEALKSIIKSLRKKAPSLEIQNVFGNGYILQ, encoded by the coding sequence GTGAATTCCAAACTCCAAATTTTTAAAACCAAAACTGTTTTGTATGCCGAAGATGAAAGAGGTGTGCAAAACAATATTGGAGAAATTTTGGGTTTATATTTTGAAAAAGTGCTTTTAGCTAGCGATGGAGAAGAAGCAATAAGGCTTTTTGACAACAATCATACAGATTTGTTAATGTTAGATATTTGTATGCCTAAAGTAGATGGTTTAGAAGTGCTTAGACGGATTCGAGAAGAAAATAAAAAAATCCCCGTAATTATCTTGACTGCTCATAATGAACAAGAATATCTTCAAAGGGCAGTTGAGCTTAATATTACACGTTATCTCTCTAAACCATTTTCTAAAAATTCCCTTCAAGATGCCCTGATCTCTTGTGTAGATTGGATGGCCTGTATGTTTGGGGGATTGGTTGTTAATATTCATCAAGGTTTATCTTATGATGTCCTGAGTAAAGCTTTGATTATCCAAGGAGAAAAAATTTATTTGAGTAAAAAAGAATACCAACTTTTAGAATTTTTTTTAATCAATCGTTCCAGAATGCTTGAGTTTGATAGCATTATCAATGAAGTATGGGAAGAAGATGTAGGCAAGGAAGCTTTGAAATCTATCATCAAGTCTTTGCGAAAAAAAGCCCCAAGTCTTGAAATTCAAAACGTATTTGGCAATGGGTATATTCTCCAATAA